In Pontiella desulfatans, one DNA window encodes the following:
- the zwf gene encoding glucose-6-phosphate dehydrogenase, whose product MATSGIIGENRVNDPVTIVIFGASGDLTHRKLIPALYIAYAQDLLPEKFTIVGFARRDYDDETFRTMMADSIKEFSRLPTDDETVGRFVSHIRYHKGDISSMDAYDDLRTKFEDQEAYPENRLFYLSIIPSLFETAVRSLKESGLVVKPGGGPWTRVVIEKPFGRDLESALALNSELLRHLDESQVYRIDHYLGKETVQNILSFRFANAIFEPVFNRSYIDHIQITASETVGMEKGRGGYYDEYGAVRDMVTNHLLQLLCLVTMEAPGDLSAESIRNEKVKVLNATKLDIRKEISDAVFRGQYGGGTDGEGGRIKGYLEEDRIDPESNTESFVAMRLAINNWRWAGVPILLRTGKRMARKTTEVAVQFKVPPLQLFQQVECEDDVCDITRIKPNTLIFQIQPNEGIFLKVGTKRPGMRFVVEDVKMDFSYSGTWNKSLPEAYERLLLDTLHGDSTLFTRSDEVEAEWRVVQPILENLNALKPYTYPPNAWGMPEADWLFHGVEGAWRNK is encoded by the coding sequence ATGGCAACTTCTGGAATTATCGGCGAGAACCGCGTGAACGATCCGGTCACCATCGTCATCTTCGGCGCCTCCGGCGACCTGACCCATCGCAAGCTGATCCCCGCGCTCTACATTGCGTATGCGCAGGACCTGCTGCCCGAAAAGTTCACCATCGTCGGATTCGCCCGGCGCGACTACGACGACGAAACCTTCCGCACCATGATGGCCGACTCCATCAAGGAGTTTTCCCGCCTGCCGACCGACGACGAAACCGTGGGGCGTTTCGTCAGCCATATCCGCTACCACAAAGGCGACATTTCCTCCATGGACGCCTACGACGACCTGCGCACGAAATTCGAGGATCAGGAAGCCTACCCGGAAAACCGCCTATTCTATCTCTCCATCATTCCATCGTTGTTCGAAACGGCGGTGCGATCGCTCAAGGAGTCGGGGCTGGTGGTGAAGCCGGGCGGCGGCCCATGGACGCGCGTGGTTATCGAAAAGCCGTTCGGCCGCGACCTGGAAAGCGCGCTGGCCTTGAACAGCGAGCTGCTCCGGCATCTCGATGAATCGCAGGTTTACCGCATCGACCACTATCTCGGCAAAGAGACCGTGCAGAACATCCTGTCGTTCCGCTTCGCCAACGCCATCTTCGAGCCGGTCTTCAACCGTTCCTACATCGACCATATCCAGATCACCGCCTCCGAGACCGTCGGCATGGAAAAGGGACGGGGCGGCTACTACGATGAATACGGCGCCGTCCGCGACATGGTCACCAACCACCTGCTGCAACTGCTCTGCCTCGTCACCATGGAAGCCCCCGGCGACCTCTCCGCCGAATCGATCCGCAACGAAAAGGTGAAGGTGCTCAACGCCACCAAGCTCGACATCCGCAAGGAGATCTCCGACGCCGTCTTCCGTGGCCAGTATGGCGGCGGAACCGATGGAGAGGGCGGCCGCATCAAAGGCTACCTCGAAGAGGATCGCATTGATCCGGAATCCAACACGGAATCGTTCGTCGCCATGCGCCTGGCCATCAACAACTGGCGCTGGGCGGGGGTGCCGATCCTGTTGCGCACCGGCAAGCGCATGGCCCGCAAGACCACCGAGGTGGCTGTGCAGTTCAAGGTGCCGCCGCTCCAGCTCTTCCAGCAGGTCGAGTGCGAGGACGATGTTTGCGACATCACCCGCATCAAGCCCAACACCCTCATTTTCCAGATCCAGCCCAACGAGGGCATCTTCCTCAAGGTCGGCACCAAGCGGCCCGGCATGCGCTTCGTGGTCGAGGATGTGAAGATGGACTTTTCCTATTCCGGCACCTGGAACAAGTCGCTGCCCGAGGCCTACGAGCGGCTCCTGCTCGATACGCTCCACGGCGACTCGACGCTCTTCACCCGCTCCGACGAGGTCGAAGCCGAGTGGCGCGTTGTGCAACCCATTCTCGAAAATCTAAACGCGCTCAAACCCTACACCTATCCGCCGAACGCCTGGGGCATGCCCGAAGCCGACTGGCTGTTCCATGGTGTTGAGGGGGCCTGGAGAAACAAATAG
- the cutA gene encoding divalent-cation tolerance protein CutA has product MEAYFVYVTTKDGDEARAIAKAVVEERLAACANILGGIQSVYRWEGKLCEDSEVALVLKTSHPRKAQLIDRVKQLHSYEVPCILCLPIADGNPGFIRWIEGQTD; this is encoded by the coding sequence GTGGAAGCCTATTTTGTGTATGTCACCACAAAGGATGGGGACGAGGCGCGGGCGATTGCCAAAGCGGTCGTCGAAGAGCGGCTGGCCGCCTGCGCCAACATTCTCGGGGGCATCCAGTCGGTCTACCGCTGGGAAGGCAAGCTCTGCGAAGACAGCGAGGTCGCCCTCGTCCTCAAAACCAGCCACCCCCGCAAGGCCCAACTCATCGACCGCGTCAAACAGCTCCATTCCTACGAAGTCCCCTGCATCCTCTGCCTACCCATCGCCGACGGCAATCCCGGTTTTATTCGGTGGATCGAGGGCCAGACCGACTAA
- the truA gene encoding tRNA pseudouridine(38-40) synthase TruA, with the protein MSTRYKIKVSYDGTNYSGWQVQPHNRTVQGELERLLAEMTAQKHVRVESSGRTDAGVHARAQVAHFDLPKPIDPNYFMRGLNAQLDRDIRVTSFERVSPEFHARFSAVGKEYRYFIYNGLIVPPTKRLYRLQEGRPLDVDRMRTAAELLVGEHDFAPFSANPRRELDGTVRTVHSFLVRKHGADITLEVQGSGFLYKMVRSLAGILIDVGMGRREPEIIHDVFAHGKRTAIVQTAQPHGLFLWKVFY; encoded by the coding sequence ATGTCCACACGTTATAAGATCAAGGTTTCGTACGACGGCACGAATTATTCCGGCTGGCAGGTGCAGCCGCACAACCGAACGGTGCAAGGGGAGTTGGAGCGGTTGCTCGCCGAGATGACGGCGCAGAAGCATGTTCGCGTTGAATCTTCCGGGCGCACCGATGCCGGGGTGCACGCCCGTGCGCAGGTGGCGCATTTTGATTTGCCGAAGCCGATCGATCCCAACTATTTCATGCGGGGGCTCAACGCCCAGCTCGACCGCGATATCCGGGTGACGAGCTTTGAGCGGGTGTCGCCCGAATTCCATGCGCGCTTTAGCGCCGTCGGCAAGGAATACCGCTATTTCATCTACAACGGCCTCATTGTGCCGCCGACGAAGCGGCTCTACCGCCTGCAGGAAGGGCGCCCGTTGGATGTCGACCGCATGCGTACCGCCGCCGAATTGCTGGTGGGCGAGCACGATTTCGCCCCGTTTTCCGCCAACCCGCGGCGCGAGCTGGACGGCACCGTCCGTACCGTCCACTCCTTCTTGGTCCGGAAGCACGGTGCCGACATTACGTTGGAGGTGCAGGGTAGCGGCTTCCTTTATAAGATGGTGCGCAGTCTGGCCGGCATCCTGATCGATGTCGGCATGGGGCGGCGCGAGCCGGAAATCATCCACGATGTATTTGCGCATGGCAAGCGCACCGCCATCGTGCAGACTGCCCAGCCGCACGGCC